One Pyrofollis japonicus DNA window includes the following coding sequences:
- a CDS encoding RNA 2'-phosphotransferase — MKPIYRCRVCGAYTEEPIHCGKPAELLLSAEQRLRLSKLMSALLRHIPQEAGLKLNNEGWVSVHELARAIRERWRNRELYQWVRPEHVVAVALLDPKGRFQLSPDKRFIRAAYGHSINVQLKYKPLRAEEAPKILFHGTVRSKLPSILKEGLKPMKRIAVHLTDRLEDAIETAKRHGRDVVVLSIDIECLYSHGIYLVKAGKTVYLASRVPPECIKILKQFSVTSSN; from the coding sequence TTGAAACCCATTTACCGATGCAGAGTTTGCGGAGCATACACAGAAGAGCCGATTCACTGCGGAAAACCAGCAGAACTCCTACTAAGTGCTGAACAGAGACTACGCTTAAGCAAGCTTATGAGCGCCCTTTTGCGCCATATACCGCAAGAGGCCGGCTTAAAGCTCAACAACGAAGGATGGGTTAGTGTTCACGAGCTAGCCCGCGCTATAAGGGAGAGGTGGAGAAATAGAGAACTCTATCAATGGGTTCGACCGGAGCATGTGGTTGCCGTAGCCCTTCTTGACCCGAAAGGAAGGTTTCAGCTTTCACCCGATAAACGGTTCATCAGAGCCGCTTATGGTCATAGCATAAACGTGCAGCTCAAATACAAGCCGCTAAGAGCAGAAGAGGCTCCAAAGATACTTTTTCATGGTACAGTGCGCTCTAAGCTTCCCTCAATACTGAAGGAAGGACTAAAACCGATGAAACGTATAGCAGTTCATCTTACAGATCGGCTTGAGGATGCTATTGAGACTGCTAAGCGTCACGGGAGAGATGTCGTTGTGCTATCTATTGATATCGAGTGCTTGTACAGCCACGGCATATACTTGGTAAAAGCTGGTAAAACGGTATACCTTGCTAGCCGTGTTCCCCCTGAATGCATTAAGATACTAAAGCAATTTTCAGTAACTAGTTCCAACTAG